One Candidatus Aegiribacteria sp. genomic window, TACGGAGGCCCCTATGCCGGTTTTATGGCTTCGCGAACGAAACTGGCAAGAAAAATGCCCGGAAGAATCATAGGCAGAACCGAAGACCGGGCGGGACAGATCGGTTATGTCCTTACCCTCCAAACCCGTGAGCAACACATCAGAAGAGATAAGGCTACAAGCAACATCTGTTCTAATCAGGCACTCATGGCTCTCGCGAATGTGGTCTACCTTTCACTGATGGGAGAGAAGGGATTCCGGGAAGTTTCCAGCCAGTGCTATCACAAAAGTCATTACCTGGAAAAGAAGCTCCTTGAAATCCCCGGTACTTCGCGGGTCTTCGAGAAAACACCATTCTTCAGGGAATTTATTATCTCTTTCCCCGTATCTTCAATAGGACTCAGCGACAGGATGATCGAACAGGGCATTTTGGCCGGGATGCCTATCGTCGAGCTCGGGGAGGGCGCGATGCTTATCACAGTTACAGAGAAACGAACCAGGCATGAAATCGACAGGTACGTAAAGATAGCAACGGAGATCTGCAGTGGAGGTTCAGCATGAAAACCATCTTCCAGATGAGCAGTCCCGGCAGAATTGGAGCATCACTGCCCGAACTTGATGTTCCCGCTGAATCGAGTATTCCGAACGAGCTTTCCCGCGAGGGAGATGGACATGTTGGTTTACCCGAAGCAACCGAAGGACAGATTCTAAGGCATTATGTTAATCTAAGTACCATGAACCATCATGTTGACAAAGGCATGTATCCCCTGGGTTCCTGCACAATGAAATACAATCCTAAACAGTACGAAGACCTGGCAAGAATAAAGGGCCTCTCGGGAATTCACCCGATGTGTCCCGATGAACTTGCCGCGGGTTCCCTGGAACTGATGTACAGACTCGGGGAGTTCTTCTGCGAAATAACGGGTTTCGAAGGCGTGTCACTGCAACCCGCAGCCGGAGCGCAGGGAGAATTCTGTGGTATCATGCTCATTAAGAGTTACCATGAGAGCAGGGGAGAGGCGTACCGGAACGAAGTTCTGATGCCGGACTCCGCCCATGGAACCAACCCCGCGACATCCACGCTTGCCGATTGTGTTGTGGTGGGCGTTGAATCCAACGAATACGGCCTGGTGGATCCTGAGGACCTAAGACGGAAAGTCGGCCCCAACACGGCAGCCTTCATGCTTACAAACCCGAATACACTTGGTCTCTTTGAATCCCATATCGAGGAATTGACCTCAATAGTCCATGAAGCCGGAGGATTGAACTACATGGACGGCGCGAATATGAACGCCATGCTCGGAATAGCGAAACCGGGCGAAATGGGTTTTGATGTATGCCACCTGAACCTTCATAAAACATTTGCCACACCTCACGGAGGCGGAGGGCCCGGATCAGGTCCTGTACCATGCACCAGAGAACTCGCAAGATTTCTTCCGGATCCCGTTGTCATACTTGACGAAAAGGGAAATTACTCTCTTATGAAGAGGCAGGATTCCCTCGGGAAACTGATGGCTTTCCACGGCAACACAGGGGTTCTTTACAAGGCTTACGCCTACATAAGAACTCTTGGCGCTGAAGGGCTTCGTGAAGTCAGCGAGAACGCTCTTATAAATGCCAACTACCTGAAGGCAAAACTTGGAGAGTATTTCGATAATCCCTTCGACA contains:
- the gcvPB gene encoding aminomethyl-transferring glycine dehydrogenase subunit GcvPB, whose translation is MKTIFQMSSPGRIGASLPELDVPAESSIPNELSREGDGHVGLPEATEGQILRHYVNLSTMNHHVDKGMYPLGSCTMKYNPKQYEDLARIKGLSGIHPMCPDELAAGSLELMYRLGEFFCEITGFEGVSLQPAAGAQGEFCGIMLIKSYHESRGEAYRNEVLMPDSAHGTNPATSTLADCVVVGVESNEYGLVDPEDLRRKVGPNTAAFMLTNPNTLGLFESHIEELTSIVHEAGGLNYMDGANMNAMLGIAKPGEMGFDVCHLNLHKTFATPHGGGGPGSGPVPCTRELARFLPDPVVILDEKGNYSLMKRQDSLGKLMAFHGNTGVLYKAYAYIRTLGAEGLREVSENALINANYLKAKLGEYFDNPFDNGPCMHEFVLSGDRQAEQGVKTLDIAKRLLDYGFHAPTIYFPQIVHEAMMIEPTETESLEDLDAFAEAMISIAGEATEKPYLVTDAPINTPVLRLDEVKAVKELCLVEPDEKGDNQ